The Paenarthrobacter aurescens region GGTTCAACGGCGAGGACTCCAGGACACCCATGCCATGGTCCGGCTCCAGACGTGAGCACAAGGACCTGCGATCACTCTACGCACGGCTTGCACAGCTGCGCCGGGAATTGCCGGGCCTGACCAATGGCGGGGTTCGTTGGATTCATGCCGAAGGCCACTGCTTGGTCTTTGTCCGGGAAACCCCCGAATCATCGGTCCTGGTGTTCGTTGCCCGGGATACCGCCTCTGTAGTGCTGGACCGGTCCGTTCTCAGCAAAGCCCAGCTCGGGGCGCTGCTGGACTCGCCACTGCACCAATCCGGAACCGTGACGTCGGCACCCTCCGGGGCGGACGGCGTCGTTTCTCTGCGCTCTGAAGGAGTGTCCGCCGGAATCTGGGCGATTCCCGGAACCGCGATTCCCCCTCACCAAAGGAGTTCTGCCGCCGTGCCGGCCACCTGCGACGCTGACTAGACTGGCACTGAAAAGACTGCGAAGACTGCCGGTTTGGCGTGTCCGCAGAGCTCATGTGGAGGGAAAGTCTTGTCGGACGAAACGGCCGTTGCCGGAACATCAGAGGAAAGCATCAAGGCCCGGGCCGTGGACGCCGGGGAAACCGCGCAACCCACCGCAGCACAACATGCTTTTCTGCGGGATCTCCAGGCCGGACTGGGCACCGGGCAAACAGCGGTCGATCAAGAAAACCTCACCGTTTACTCCGCCGATCAAGGCCCCATCCTTGAGAGGAAACTGCCGCTCGCTGTTGTCTGGGCGGAATCTGTGGAAGACGTCCAACACGTTGTCCGGGTTTGTGCCGCGCACCAAGTGCCCATTGTTCCGCGGGGTGCCGGCACAGGTGTTTCCGGCGGCGCACACGCCACCCAAGGCTGCATCATCCTGAGCCTTGAACGGATGACCCGCATCCTGGACCTCAACCCGGACGACGAGACCGCCGTCGTCGAGCCCGGCGTCATCAACGCCGATCTGAACGCCGCCGCTGCAGAGCACGGCCTCATGTATGCGCCTGACCCCGCAAGCTACAAGATGTCCACAATCGGCGGTAACGTGGCCACCAACGCCGGGGGACTGCGGTGCGCCAAATACGGCGTGACCCGCGACTCCGTACTGGCACTGGACGTGGTGATGGCCGACGGATCACTGATGCACACGGGCCACCAAACCTTCAAAGGCGTGGCAGGCTACGACCTCACTGCGCTCCTGGTGGGCTCAGAAGGAACACTGGGGATAGTGGTGGGTGTAACAGTCCGGCTCAAGTACCTGCCCCGCGAGGTTCACACCATCGCCGCGTTCTACCAGGACTTCCGCAGCGCCGCCGCAGGAGTGCTCGCCGTGGGCAAGGCCCGGGTCCAGCCCGCCATCATGGAACTCCTGGACAACGGCACCCTGGTGCAACTCGACGAACTCCACGGCGGCGACCTCCAACAGCGCGGCAAGTCCCTGTTGCTCATCCAGACAGACGGTTTTGGAGCCGCTGCCGAGGCCGACGTCGTACGGCAGGTCCTCGCCGACGGCGGCGCCACCGTAACCACCGAAGCCAGCGCTGAAGCCGAGATGCTGGTGGAAATGCGACGCAACAGCCGCGGCGTGGAAGTTGACGACGAATTCCGTGTGGGCGAAGACATCGCCGTCCCGCGCTCGCGGTTGGTGGATTTCGTGGCCGAGCTCGAAGCCATGGCCAACAGATTCCAGGTGCGCCTCAAAGTGGTGGCCCACGCCGGTGACGGCAACCTGCACCCCACTTTCTGGATGGACCGCGTGGACCCCACCACCGACGCCCACGCCTTGCAGCGACTCAACGCTGCCTTGGACGAATCCATCCGGGTAGGCCTGGACATGGGCGGCACCATTACAGGCGAACACGGTGTTGGCCAGTACAAGCTGCGCTGGCTCGGCCTGGAACAGCCCCAACCCGTGCGGGAACTGCAGCGTCGGATCAAGGAGCTTTTCGATCCCCAGGGAATCCTGAACCCGGGCAAGGCCATCTAAGGCTGGCTCTTCGTGGGGCGGCCCACGGGGCCGCAACGCTCGGCCCGCTCGGTGGTACCTCCCTTAGACGCCACGCTCTATCACTTCCCGGGCGCTTTCTCCTGTCGCTCTCTCACGTCCCGGGTGCTTTCTCCTGTCGCTCTCTCACGTCCCATGTGCTCGGGCGCGACGCTCTCTCACTTCCCGGGGTGCTTGGGTGCGACGTTCTATCACTAGCGTCCTCTTGGTATTCCAAAGAGTTGTCACACCCAGACCTAGTCACATCTGTGTTGCTTATTCGGTGGCATTTACTTTCTACCACGCTCCTTCTAGCCTTACTTGGTATACCAAAATTGACGAGGGGGATTGACATGCGCGAGAAGCGGCAGACTGGTGTGGGACCGAGTCCGAGGCTGATGGCGGGGCTGGTGCTGCTTGCGCTCTTCATGGTTTCCATTAATCTTCGGCCTGCCATCACAACCATTGCCGGGGTAATGAGTCAGCTGCCGGGGCTATTTGGCCTTGATCCAGCTCTGCTCCCACTGCTGGGAACTCTGCCTGTGTTGGCCTTCGGCCTTTCGGGTCCGATCGGGCCTTGGCTGGCCCGGAGACTGGGCACTGGGCGGGCAGTGGCTGCTGCGTTGCTGGTTCTCGCTGCAGCCCTTATTGTCCGGGCTACTGTGCCCGCGCTTCTGTTGCCCGGAACGTTCTTGGCCGGTATGGCGATCATGACGGCAAGTGTCCTGGTGCCACAGATCGTCAAGGCAAACCGCGGCACGGGCTGGTGGACGGGGCTATGCACCATGGGCTTCGGGCTCGGAGCGGCGCTTGGGGCCGGGCTGGTCCAACCACTTGCTGCGGCTTTTGGCGGCAACCTTCAATCGGCACTTGCTGTGTGGGCGGTACCGGCGCTGCTGGGCGCCTTCCTGATTCACCGATCCAAAGGCAGCGCCCAGGGCGGCGTTCCTCAGGCACAAACGGGGGACGCGCCGTCGTCGGCTGTTGTACGGAAGCCTGCGCCTCTTCGGAAGCAGCGCACGGCGTGGGCGGTGACCGCATTCTTCGGGCTGCAAGCCATGCTGTACTTCGCAATCACGTCCTGGCTGGCGGTGTATCTGGTCTCCCGGGGACTGGAACCCGCCGATGCCGCTGCTCTGCTTGCGTGGTTCAGCCTGGCGGGCCTCCCGGCCAGTCTGCTGGCACCCGTACTGGCCAGCCGTCCCGCCATCCTGAGGATCATGGCTCCCGGGCTTGGCTTGTCCGTGGCGGCCGCACTGTTGGGAGTTTTGATGGCGCCGGTTGAATCACAGGTGTTCATGGTGGGCATTTTGGGAGTGGTGCAGAGCGCCGGATTTGGTCTGGCAATGGCGTTGGTGGTCATCCGATCCGACGGCCCGGAGTCCGCGGGCAGGCTCTCCGCCATGAGCCAAGGATTTGGCTTCGCTTTGGCGTCCCTCGGTCCGCTGGGCGCCGGAATGCTGCACGCTATGACAGGTGGCTGGGAGTTAACGTTTTGGGTGCTCGCCGCCGAAGCCGTAGTACTGGCCGGGGCAGGGTTCCTTGCCATTCGTGGCCCGCTCGTCAGCGTGGGCGCAGCAGGACAAACTGTACAGACTGAGCAAATAACCGCCCATGAGCCGAGAGCCACATTCGTCCCGTAGTGCTCCTCGTCCAACCCACCCTGTTGCTGCAACTGGGGAGGCTCAGCGGATGCTGGAGCCTCTGCTGCGCGGTTAGACTCATGTGACGCTTACGAAATGGGGAAACAGTGAGTGTGTCATCTACCAAAGCACCGCCGACCACTGGCCGGATCAACCTGCTGGCCATGGCTGCCATTGCCCTGGGCGCTCTTGCCTTTGCCGGTATCTGGTTCTTTGGCCTGGGAATTCTTGCCACCTTTGCAGTGGGTGCCGGACACGTCTCCCTGAATCAGATCAGACGAAGGAACGAGAGGGGCCGCACTGTGGCCATACTGGCCCTCATCCTCGGCTATGGACTTGCTACCTGGGCGCTGCTCAACGTTCTGACCTACATTCCTGTTGCACTGGAGCAGATGGCAAACCAGCCACCGATGTAGCGGCCCCGGGATGCTTACGCGCAGATAAGTTCAGAGGCGACTTGTTGCGACGTTCGTTGGCGGGCCTGTTCGGGCAGCAACTCCGCGCGTATCCTCTGCGATATGACCAATTCAGCAGCACCAGGAACCAATCAGCCGGAAACGCCAGCAACCGAAATCCTTGAGACCAACGAGTGTTGGGAACTTCTCCGCGGCGTGTCAGTGGGCAGGTTGGCCGTGGTGGTGGACGAACACCCGGACATCTTCCCGGTCAATTACAAAGTTGACCACGGGACCATGGTGTTCCGGACTGGCGAAGGCACCAAACTCCATGCCGCCCTCGGCGATGCTCCGGTGGCGATTGAAGCCGACGGCGTCAACGCCGAAACCGGGGTGGCGTGGAGCGTGGTGGTCAAAGGCCAAGCGACGGCCGTGAAGCTCACCGAGGACGTCCTGGATACCATAGGACTCCTCTTGTTCCCTTGGGAGGCGGGCCAGAAGGATCAGTTCATCCGCATTACCCCGAGCAAGGTGACTGGGCGCCGCTTCAAAGTGACGCCACCGGTCACATGGTGGTCGCCCCTGGATGATGCTCCGACGGCGCGGAACGAGTGAGGCTAAGGCCATTCCGGACACTGTGAATTTCTTGTATACCAAAGTAGTGTAGGGGTCGCCACTCATAGGACTGGCGCGTCTGCATGAAGGGAAGTTTTTCATTGGCTGAGGCAATGCCGGAAACCGGAAACGGCCGCGACGAAGAGGCTCGTGCGGAGAACGTCTACCAACTGGTGTTGGAGGGCATTGTCACCGGGACCTACGCGCAAGGAATGCGGTTGCGGGAACGCGAACTTTCGGAGCTTTACAACGTCTCCCGTATTCCTGTGCGCGAGGCCATTCAGCGCCTGGAGCAGGATGGCTTTGTGGCAACGTTCCCCCGGCGCGGGGCAGTGGTGCGTCAACTGACCCTCACGGATGTCAACGAGCTCTTTGACGTTCGCCTCTGCCTGGAAACCTTTGCTGCACGCATGGCGGCCACCCGTGTGGCCGAAGGCAGCGACGGTGGACGGCTGGAAGTTCTCCTGGAGGCCTCCAGGGCAGCCATCGACGACGAACGGGCCGACGACGTAGCCCTGATCAGCGCCGAGCTGCACGCCGAAATAGTGCGCCTCTCCGGGAACAGGCTGCTCGTTGAATCCGTGAAACCCCTGTTTGGGCGGATGCGGTGGATCTTCGGATTGGCACACAACCGCAGTAATGAACTCCAGCGTGATGAACACACCGAACTCTGCAACGCAATCCTGAAGGGTAAGCCGGACCTGGCCTACTCCCTGGCGTACTCGCACATCGAGCTGGGCCGGGAACCCGTTCTGGCCGGGCTGGCCGAGACACTGGAACCGTGAGTTTTTGTACAGCTAACGCCCTTTAGAAGCCCTCTTAGGGGCGTTAGCTGTACAAAAACTCGCTAGTCGTCCGCGTCCGGGTACTCGTCCTCGTCGTCGTACCGGCCGGATTCCTCTACCTCAACTTCAAGGATCTTGAGCAGCTCCGTGTCAGGGTTCAGCATGATGGCGGCCTCGTCGCGGCGGTGCTGCAGCACCGTGTCCAGGTAAGACTGGACTGTCTCCGCCAAGGGCACATACCTGTCCTGCTTCTGGCTCATGTACCAGCGGTGCTCCAAAACCTCGTGCACCACTTCGGCCGGCTCCAGCTTCCCGGCCAGGTGCCGCGGAATGGAACGGACAATGGGTTCGAAAATCTGGCTGACCCAGATGTGGGCGCTGATTTCCTCGTCAAGGTCCGGGTTGTTGTCCGCACGGAATTGATCCATGTCGTTCAGGAGCCTGCGGGCCTGGTTCTCCTGGGCGTCCAATCCGGTCAGGCGCAGCAAACGGCGCTGGTGGTGTCCGGCGTCCACCACTTTGGGTTGGAGCTGGATGGTGGATCCGTCCGCGGTGGTCTTGATGGCGTACTCTTCAACATCGAAGCCGAGCTCGTTGAGACGGCGGATGCGGGCAGCCACGCGCCACCGCTCGCCGAGTTCGAAGGACTCCTTCTCCGTCAGCTCAGTCCAGAGCCGGCGGTAGCTGTCCATGATCAGCTCGCTGGTGGCTACAGGATCCACCTTCTCCTCGATCAGCCCGCCGTCCAACAGGTCCATCAGTTCACCAGCGATGTTCACTCGAGCGATTTCGAGATCGTATTCACGCTGGCCCATGGACAGATCCGGGTACAGCTCACCGGTTTCGGCATCCACAAGGTAGGCGGCAAAGGCGCCGGCATCACGGCGGAACAGTGTGTTGGACAGCGAAACATCGCCCCAGTAGAAACCTACGAGGTGCAGGCGAACCAGCAGCAGCGCCTGGGCATCAATCAAACGGGTCAGCGTGTCCTTGCGGAGCATCTGGGAGAACAGCGCGCGGTACGGCATGGAGAATTTCAGGTGCCGGGTGACCAGCACAGGGTTCAGGGGTCTGCCGTCCACAGTGGTCCTGCCGGTAATGACAGCCACCGGCTCCACGCAGGGAACGTCCAGCCGGGCCAGCTTCCGCAGCATGTGGTACTCATGGCGGGCAACGTGCTCAGAGGTTTCCTTGATGGCGATGACCGAGCCGCCCAAATGCGCGAAACGGACAATATGCCGGGAAATACCGCGGGGGAGCGCCGCCAGGTTTTCGGCCGGCCAATCTTCCAAGGCAATATGCCACGGCAGATCCAGAAGTTCAGGATCTGCGGCAGCAGCGGTGATGTTCAGCGATCCGATGACACTCGCCGGCGGCGCGGTGTCCTGCGCACTGGCCGCTTCAGTTCTGGGGAGCTTGCCGATCTGCCCGTAATCGGTGGGTTCGTCGTGCCACTGGGCTTCGTTTTGCTCGCTCATGCCTCAATTGTTCCGTACTTGGGAGATGAAGACGGCGCCGCGACCACAAACGGCCATGTAGATGCAGCGGACCACTCGACGTCGGGTGCTTCCTGGAAGGCGACGCCCTGCTTGGCGAGCCGCTCGCCCAAGGCGCCCAGCCGACGTCGGAAGTCACCTGCGTTGCGGACCTCCGGACCGGACCAGGCTACTTCCGCCAAGGAAACCGCCCTCGGGTAGAGGAGCCATTGGGCCTGCTGATTGTTGCGGACAGTTTCAGACCACAAGGGCCCCTCCACGCCGAGGATGTGGTGGTCCTGCAGACCGCCTTGCGCGGGATCCCAGTTGTAGTACTCGGACCATGTGAAGGGTCCGCCTTCCACCCATTCCAAGCCAACAGGGCTGTCCGATGAGTATTTTTGATCCAAATAGCTGTTGGCCGCCGGAGACATGACTACTTTGGCCGCGTTCTGTTCCGCCTGCTGGAGGGTGGGGGCGAAGTCGCCGTGCCAGTACTGAATGACGGCACCCTGCGGGAGTTCGACGGCGGCGTACTCGTTCCAGCCCACCACGGTCTTGCCCGTGTGGGCGCCAATCCGTACGAACTCCTGAACCATGGCGATGTAGTGCTCACGGGTGGTGACGTGGGCTTCGTCGCCACCGATGTGCAAGTACGGTCCCACGGTAATGGCCGCGAGCTGGCTGAGGACTTCGCGGACAAACTCGTACGTGGTGGGAAGGTCCGCGTTCAGCGTTGACCAGCCTACCTCTGCCGTGGTGCTCATGGGCTTCGCCTGGCCGTCGGGATTGAGTTGCGGAATGGCAGCGAGGGCGGCGTTCACGTGGCCCGGGAGGTCAATTTCCGGAACCACCAAGACGTTCTTCGTGGCGGCGTACGCCTGAATTTCCCGGAAATCCTGCTGGGTGTAGAAACCGGAATTGCCCCGGACAGGCACTGCCGTTGGAACCTCCACGGCTCCCTTCCCACCCAGGGCAGTGAGGTTGGCGTAATCCAGCCCCGACGGGTTCTCTACGGGCTCCAGGATCTCGATGCGCCACGCCTGGTCATCGGTCAGATGGAGGTGCAGGGCGTTGAACTTGAACTGCGTCATCACGTCAATCTGCTCCTTCACCTCGTCCACGGTGAAGAAGTTGCGGGCAACGTCCAGCATCAGGCCCCGGTACGCGAAGCGTGGAGCGTCCGCAATCTCGACGGCGGGAATCACCCAGGAGCCGTTGCCAGGTTCTGTGTCCTCAATAGTTGCGGGGAAAAGCTGGCGCAATGTCTGGACGCCGTTGAAGAGTCCGGCGGCCGTGGAGGCAGACAACATGACACCGGACCCGGTGACTGTGAGGGCGTAAGCCTCTGGGCCGCCGTCGAACGTTTCTTCCAGCTCCAAGGTGATGTCACCTGGGTGAGTTTCCTGGACTATGGGCAACTCGAATCCGGTGGCGCGGCGCAGCAGTGCCGCGAGCTGCCCGGCGACTGGCACGCCTGGGTCCGCGGCGATCCGGGCGGTGGATGCGAGCGTGTAAGCCGGGCCGTCCAGGAGTGCGACGTGGGAGGGGCGGGGGATCAGGTGATCTGTGGTGTTCATGCCGTTCTTTCGCCGGAGTTAGGTTAACGCGAGAGCGGCCCGACCGGGAGGGGTCGGGCCGCTATCAAAATGCGGAACGTACAGACGCAGTAGCGCCGGGGTGGGGATTAGTCGCCCAGGCGGAGGCCGGTCTTGGTGTCGAACAGGTGCACGTGGCCGGACTGCGGACGAACGAAGATGGACTCACCCTTCATCGGAGGGCGGCGGCCATCAACGCGCGCTACGATGTCGTGGCTCTTGCCATCAAGGATGGTGTGGCCGTAGACGTAAGCGTCGGCACCGAGTTCTTCAACCACGTCAACCTCAACCTGGAGGCCTTCGCCGTTGCCCACAGTCTCGAGGTCTTCCGGACGGGAGCCGACGGTGACGGTCTGGCCGTGAGCCTCTTCGAGGACATCGCGCGGCACGGGGTAAACCGTTCCACCGAACTGGACGCCGCCGTCGACGACCGGCAGTTCAAGCAGGTTCATGGCCGGGGAGCCAATGAATCCTGCAACGAAGACGTTCTTGGGCTTGTCGTAGAGGTTGCGCGGGGTGTCAACCTGCTGCAGGAGACCGTCCTTCAGGACAGCAACGCGGTCGCCCATGGTCATGGCCTCAACCTGGTCGTGCGTCACGTAAACGGTGGTGACGCCGAGGCGGCGGGTCAGGGATGCGATCTGCGTACGGGTCTGGACGCGGAGCTTGGCGTCAAGGTTGGAGAGCGGCTCATCCATGAGGAAGACCTGCGGGTTACGGACGATTGCGCGGCCCATGGCAACACGCTGGCGCTGGCCACCGGAGAGAGCCTTCGGCTTGCGGTCCAGGTACTGCTCCAGGTCAAGGAGCTTGGCGGCTTCGCGGACACGCTCGGCGCGCTCTTCCTTGGAGACGCCGGCGATCTTCAGTGCGAAGCCCATGTTGTCCGCAACGGTCATGTGCGGGTACAGGGCGTAGTTCTGGAAGACCATTGCGATATCGCGGTCCTTCGGCGGAACGTCAGTGACGTCGCGGTCGCCGATCAGGATACGGCCTGCGTTGACGTCCTCAAGGCCTGCGAGCATGCGCAGCGAGGTTGACTTACCGCAACCGGAGGGTCCAACGAGGACGAGGAATTCGCCATCGGCGATGTCGATGTTGAGTTTATCGACGGCGGGCTTATCTGTGCCCGGGTACAGACGCGTAGCGTTATCAAAAGTAACTGTAGCCACAGTTATCAATCCCTTCACCGGCAGGTACGTGCCGGACGATCCGTTGTGAATGGTTCATTTTCTTCAGTTGAACTCCCCGGCCAATGGCCGGGGAGGATCGCATGATGCCGCACGGTACTGTGCGTCACATCACATCCAAGAGTATGTCAGACTTTTTGACTAACTACCTAAATGTTACGAACATCACATGTTGCGCTCGTCACGCATCAGGACCCCGAAGTGACCTGCCGCCGCTCGCGCAGCAAGGCTTCGAGCAACTCCGCCACATGCACCGGCGCTTCCACTCGATACTGCGCCTGGGTGAAGTCGAGGCCCACTTTGATGCCAACATCATCACCCATCAGCCGGCCGAGGGCGTCCTCATCAGTGACGTCGTCACCGGCAAACAAGATGGCAGTGGCACCGGTAGCCTGGCGCAGGAACTCCACAGCCTCGCCCTTTGACGCATGGACCACCGAGGTTTCCAGGACGCGCTTGCCCGTTTTCAGGTAAACCCCCGGATGCTCGCGGAGCACCCGCATGGCGGCCTCGACGGCGTCTTCCGCAACGTCGTCGTCGGCCATCCTCGTGTGAAGGACCACGCCCGCGGGTTTGTCCTCCAGCAACGTTCCCGGGGCGATGTTCACGATTTCTGCAAGGACCTCGCGGACCGCAGCCAGTTTGGTGCGCTGCTGTTCGTCCAGTTCCAGGCCCAAAGACCCCTCGCCAAGCCACACCTCCGCGCCATGGCTGCCGATGAGCAACGTGCCGGCAGGGGGCGAGGCAACCAGCCGCAGACTGTCCAATGCGCGGCCTGAGATGAGTGCCGTCGTCGTGCGCGGAAGCTGCGCCAAGGCCTCCAACGCTGCAGCGGACCGCGGCAGGGGCCTCGCGTCCTCGGCGTGATCCACCAGGGGAGAGAGGGTGCCGTCAAAATCGAGGGCGACCAGGAGGTGCTCTGTGCTGGAAATGCGACGGACGGCGTCCAGCAATTCCGGGGAGAGGGTGAGATTCTCAGCTGTCATCACGCACTACCTTTTCTTCGAGTGCGGCCAGGAACTCAGCTGACCAGTGATCGACGTCGTGGTCAAGGATCTGCTTGCGCATCAACTTCATGCGGCGCCGGGCTTCCTTGGGATCCAAGGTGATGGCCTTGAGCACTGTGGACTTGAGGCCATCGATGTCATGCGGATTGATCAGGAACGCTTGCTTGAGCTGATCAGCAGCGCCGGCGAACTCGCTGAGGACCAACGCGCCGTCGTCGTTTTGCCGCGCGGTGACATATTCCTTGGCAACAAGGTTCATGCCGTCGCGCAGCGCGGTGACCAGCATGACGTCCGCCGCGAGGTACAAGGCGACCATTTCTTCCACCGGGTAGCTGTGGTGAAGGTAGCGGACAGCCGTGTTTTGGATGGTGTCGTAGGTGCCGTTGATATGGCCCACGGTGCCTTCGATCTCCTCGCGGAGCAGCCTGTACTGTTCAACCCGCTCCCGGCTGGGGCTCGCCACCTGGATCAGGGTGGCGTCCTCCACCTTGATGTGGCCGTCCGCCAACAGTTCCTCGAACGCCTTGAGCCGGTGCCTGATGCCCTTGGTGTAGTCCAGGCGGTCCACGCCCAGGAGGATGGTCTTGGGATTGCCCAGATCCTTGCGGATCTGCTGGGCGCGTTCGATGATGTCCGGCCGGTCGGCGAGCTCACGGATCTGGGCAACATCGATGGAAATCGGGAAGGCCTGGGCCCGCGCGATGTGGGTGACCTGGCCGTTGGCGCCCTTGACGTGGACTTGCTGCTGCTTGACGCTGGCGCCCAGGAAGCGGCGTGCGGAACGCATGAAGTTGCCGGCGTCGCTGGGGCGCTGGAAGCCCAACAGGTCTGCGCCGAGCAAACCGTCAATGATTTCGCGGCGCCACGGGAGCTGCGCAAAGATCTCCGGCGGAGGGAACGGGATGTGGTTGAAGAAGCCAATCTTCAAGTCCGGGCGGGATTCGCGCAGAAGCCTTGGAACAAGCTGGAGCTGGTAGTCCTGTACCCAGACAGTGGCGCCGTCCGCTGCATGGCGGGCGACGGCGTCGGCGAACTTCCGGTTGACCTTGCGGTAGGAATCCCACCACGTACGGTGGAACTCCGGCGGCGCAATGACGTCGTGGTAAAGCGGCCAAATGGTCGCGTTGGAGAAGCCCTCGTAGAAGAGTTCAACGTCATCGCTGCTCAGCTGGACAGGGAGTAGATCCATGCCTTCGTGGCTGAACGGACGCACAGTCTCATCCGGGGCGCCATGCCAGCCCACCCACGCGCCGTCGGACTTGGTCATCATCGGCGCGAGCGCTGTGACCAGGCCGCCGGGCGAGCGACGCCAGCCACTTTCTTCGTTGTCATCGCTGATGCGATCCACCGGCAACCTGTTGGAGACCACCATAAAATCGAACGTGCTCGCCGTGGGCTTCTTGGTTGGAGAAGCCTTGGCGTTTTGTTCGGCGGTGAGTTTTTCGCTTGCCAAATCCTGCATTAATGCTCCCTGGGGTTGCTGTGACTCAACTCCCAGCCTACTAGCGGAATCATCCGCGGCACTTGATCGTTCAACAACAGGGTCACGAGGCATGGGCAAACCTTCAAGTTTGCTCCCGTAAACTGGCCCCGTTGCCCCAAGCTATGCACGTTGACGTCGAATACCCCGAGGAACTGATGAGCCCCGCAAACGAATCACGCCTGTCCAAGGCCGAAAGAACCGCCCAGGCGCGGGAGAAAGCGCGCGCAATCCGCGAAGCACAGCTGAAAAAGGAGAAGCGCAACAAGCTTCTTGTCGGCTGGGGCATCGTGGCGGCCGTGGTGGTCATCGGCGTCATCATTGCTCTCGTGTTCGTCAACGGTTCCCAGAACAACACAACCGTGGCCGATCAGGGTCCGACGCCGGCCAACGGCAACGTCCACGGCGGCATCACGCTGCTGGCCAACACCGAAGTGGTGAAAACGGAACCAGCCACCGTCAACGTCGCCGACGTCCCGGCTCCCCTTGAAACCAAGCCCGCCACAGTCACCGTTCCCGGCGGCGAGGCCGAAGCCGGCAAGCCCGTGAAGGTCATCGCCTACATCGACTTCATCTGCCCCGTCTGCAAGCAGTTCGAAACCGCCTACGGTGAGTCCCTCACGAACCTCCGCAACGAAGGCAAGATCTCCGTCGAGTACCGCGCCCTCGGCTTCCTGGACCGCCAGTCCACCACCAACTACTCATCCCGCGCAGCCAACGCTGCTGCCTGCGTAGTGAACTCCTCGCCTGAGAAGTACGCGGAATTCTTCAACCTGCTCTTCGAGCGCCAGCCGGCCGAAGGCGGAGCAGGCATCTCCGACAATGACCTCAAGAAAATGGCCACCGAAATCGGTGCAGCCAACATTGACTCATGCATTGACAGCAAGCAGTTCCGGCCCTGGGTAAAGGTTGCCACCCAGGAAGCAGCGGCAATCGGTGTTACGGGTACGCCCACCGTGTTCATCGACGGCAAGCAGTGGGACGGCAGGTCCGACCTGAACGCCGAGATCCAGACGGCCATCACCGCCAAGGGCTAACACCCTCAGAAGGCACGACGACGGCCGGTCACCTTTACGGGTGGCCGGCCGTTGCTGCTTGGCGGCGAATTTCGTCGACGGGGATGGTGTGGGCTAACCTTATCTAGCGCTGTTTCGCGCTTTGCTTCGGGTGACCGAAGCTTGCCTCCTTAGCTCAGTTGGCCAGAGCACCGCTCTTGTAAAGCGGGGGTCGTCGGTTCGAATCCGACAGGGGGCTCCACGAACCCCTCCATTCCGGCGATTTTGCCCGGAATGGAGGGGTTTTTAGTATTTGCCATGCAGGGCACTGCGCGAACCGGCCCGGAATAGCTCTCTCCGCTCAGCGGTGCCTGTTCCGGCGTCCTGCCCGGTCAGCGAAGGCATCCAGGGCTGCGATGATGTCT contains the following coding sequences:
- a CDS encoding beta-N-acetylhexosaminidase — encoded protein: MNTTDHLIPRPSHVALLDGPAYTLASTARIAADPGVPVAGQLAALLRRATGFELPIVQETHPGDITLELEETFDGGPEAYALTVTGSGVMLSASTAAGLFNGVQTLRQLFPATIEDTEPGNGSWVIPAVEIADAPRFAYRGLMLDVARNFFTVDEVKEQIDVMTQFKFNALHLHLTDDQAWRIEILEPVENPSGLDYANLTALGGKGAVEVPTAVPVRGNSGFYTQQDFREIQAYAATKNVLVVPEIDLPGHVNAALAAIPQLNPDGQAKPMSTTAEVGWSTLNADLPTTYEFVREVLSQLAAITVGPYLHIGGDEAHVTTREHYIAMVQEFVRIGAHTGKTVVGWNEYAAVELPQGAVIQYWHGDFAPTLQQAEQNAAKVVMSPAANSYLDQKYSSDSPVGLEWVEGGPFTWSEYYNWDPAQGGLQDHHILGVEGPLWSETVRNNQQAQWLLYPRAVSLAEVAWSGPEVRNAGDFRRRLGALGERLAKQGVAFQEAPDVEWSAASTWPFVVAAPSSSPKYGTIEA
- a CDS encoding ABC transporter ATP-binding protein, whose amino-acid sequence is MATVTFDNATRLYPGTDKPAVDKLNIDIADGEFLVLVGPSGCGKSTSLRMLAGLEDVNAGRILIGDRDVTDVPPKDRDIAMVFQNYALYPHMTVADNMGFALKIAGVSKEERAERVREAAKLLDLEQYLDRKPKALSGGQRQRVAMGRAIVRNPQVFLMDEPLSNLDAKLRVQTRTQIASLTRRLGVTTVYVTHDQVEAMTMGDRVAVLKDGLLQQVDTPRNLYDKPKNVFVAGFIGSPAMNLLELPVVDGGVQFGGTVYPVPRDVLEEAHGQTVTVGSRPEDLETVGNGEGLQVEVDVVEELGADAYVYGHTILDGKSHDIVARVDGRRPPMKGESIFVRPQSGHVHLFDTKTGLRLGD
- the otsB gene encoding trehalose-phosphatase produces the protein MTAENLTLSPELLDAVRRISSTEHLLVALDFDGTLSPLVDHAEDARPLPRSAAALEALAQLPRTTTALISGRALDSLRLVASPPAGTLLIGSHGAEVWLGEGSLGLELDEQQRTKLAAVREVLAEIVNIAPGTLLEDKPAGVVLHTRMADDDVAEDAVEAAMRVLREHPGVYLKTGKRVLETSVVHASKGEAVEFLRQATGATAILFAGDDVTDEDALGRLMGDDVGIKVGLDFTQAQYRVEAPVHVAELLEALLRERRQVTSGS
- a CDS encoding trehalose-6-phosphate synthase, with product MQDLASEKLTAEQNAKASPTKKPTASTFDFMVVSNRLPVDRISDDNEESGWRRSPGGLVTALAPMMTKSDGAWVGWHGAPDETVRPFSHEGMDLLPVQLSSDDVELFYEGFSNATIWPLYHDVIAPPEFHRTWWDSYRKVNRKFADAVARHAADGATVWVQDYQLQLVPRLLRESRPDLKIGFFNHIPFPPPEIFAQLPWRREIIDGLLGADLLGFQRPSDAGNFMRSARRFLGASVKQQQVHVKGANGQVTHIARAQAFPISIDVAQIRELADRPDIIERAQQIRKDLGNPKTILLGVDRLDYTKGIRHRLKAFEELLADGHIKVEDATLIQVASPSRERVEQYRLLREEIEGTVGHINGTYDTIQNTAVRYLHHSYPVEEMVALYLAADVMLVTALRDGMNLVAKEYVTARQNDDGALVLSEFAGAADQLKQAFLINPHDIDGLKSTVLKAITLDPKEARRRMKLMRKQILDHDVDHWSAEFLAALEEKVVRDDS
- a CDS encoding thioredoxin domain-containing protein, with translation MSPANESRLSKAERTAQAREKARAIREAQLKKEKRNKLLVGWGIVAAVVVIGVIIALVFVNGSQNNTTVADQGPTPANGNVHGGITLLANTEVVKTEPATVNVADVPAPLETKPATVTVPGGEAEAGKPVKVIAYIDFICPVCKQFETAYGESLTNLRNEGKISVEYRALGFLDRQSTTNYSSRAANAAACVVNSSPEKYAEFFNLLFERQPAEGGAGISDNDLKKMATEIGAANIDSCIDSKQFRPWVKVATQEAAAIGVTGTPTVFIDGKQWDGRSDLNAEIQTAITAKG